The genomic DNA TAAAGTAAAAAGTAATTGCTATAATAATTTAGGCGGTATCTATTCATCCTTAAAAGATTACTCTAAAAGTATAAAATGTTATAAAATGGCCGCAGCACTTGCTTTGCAAGAAAATAATTGGTCCAAGCTTGCACGTGTCTATGGAAATATTTCTGAAATATATACCAACATAGGTGAATATAACGAATCATTAAAATATCGAAAAAAGGCTATTGATTTGTTTAGAGAAAATCATTCAAGAGGTGGTGTTATATGGCATTATGCCGGCCTAGCCGAAATCTTGGTTCATCAAAAAAACTATAATAACGCTGAAAGATTTATTGACACGGTATACACCTTCGCAACCAAAGACAACTGGACCGAACTTCTCAAGACTTGTTATATGGTTCAGGAACTTTTATACAAAGCTACCGGAAATATTGAAAAGGCTTATCATTTCAATAAAGCCTATCATTCATTAAATGATTCTTTAAATAGTGCTTATAATTTAAATAAAATTTCAGAACTAAAATTATTTTATGAAAAACAAAAAAATGAAAAGTTAAAAGAATTGGAAGAAATTGCAGCCAAAGAAAAACACAATGCCGCACTTCAAAAACAGCAAATTATCCTAACGGGTGTAATCATTGTTCTTGCCTTAATCTCCATTTTTGTTTTGTTCATTTATCGATCATTAATGCTTGTAAAGAAAAAGAAAGCCGAACTCGAACATAAAAATAAAATAATTGAAGAAAAACAAAAGGAGATATTAGATTCTATGCAGTACGCTCGAAGAATTCAAATGGCTCAAATTCCTAATGAAAACAGAGTGGAACTTCAATTAAAAAGAACTAGGTTAAAGTAATTCCAAATTAAGCCTATAGTCCCATATCTTTCCAGTTATCAATAATATCTTTTCCAACAAGGGTTTGCGGCGACTGAGATTTTTTATTAATCAAAATGGATTGTTGCGAAACATTAGTTTGAATATAATCCGACAACTCCCCTATCCTAAACTCCCCTTTTGATTCTTTAATTTTTTTAAGTAAAAAATAAGTGAACATGCCATGTTTTTTTTCAGAAAAAGGAAAGGCAGTTTCGTCGCCTGTACTGGCACTAAACAAAACTGTTTTTCCAAAAACAGCAAGTCCTTTGGGTTTTATCTTTACTCCCCTTGCTTGAACTAACATGTCGGCTCCTTCAGATCTCGCGTTGCCACTAAAGCATGCATCAATAAAAACAAATATAGGTTGCTCTGTTGCTTTTTGAATTGAATTCAAATAATCTGATAAATTAATTGCGGTTAAAATATTTTCCGCGTTTCCGTCTGTGGGCAAGATAAAAGATTGTTTGCTTTGTTCATCAGGTAATCCATGTCCCGCATAGTATACTATAAATTTAGCGTCTTGATCAAAAGCTTTAGCAACGTCGCTTAGCCACTTAATACCATCCAGCATCTGCCCATAGGTTGCATTTTTCAAAAGCCGTATATTTTTGGCTGGAATCCCCATCGTTTTTTCAAGGTAAGAATTGAATATTAAAGCATCATTTAAAGCAAACTCAACTTGTGTTTCATTCAAATATTTTTCATTGCCTATAATCAGTGCAAAGGTTTTTTCATTTGATTTTCCGGTGATCGGAATTTCTACATCCACATCAGAAACAAGGTCGGGCAATTTTTCTTTTTCAGACTTCTTAACCAGGTTTGGTTGAACATTTTCAAGCGTTCGTATATATCCTTCTTCCGTTAATTTACTGTTTATGTCAACCGTTTTGGCTTGAGAGAATCCGAATTTACCATGCTTTTCTTTTGCAGTAATACTAAATGATAATTTACTACTTTGAAGCTCGCTATTAATAAAATAACGGTAGGCAACGGTTTGATGTTTGCCTGAATTTAATTCGCTAATTCGTTTATCTGTTCTTATTAATTTTCCCTCTTCATCAATAGCTCCCAGCAAAACAACACCTTTTTGATTGTTGTCTACTTTAATTTGAATATTCTCAGCTCTCCCCGCCCCCACATTTTGTACTATAAACAAAACATCTATCTGTTCATTTAAATCAATTCTATTATTTGGGTTTGGCGATAAGTTTTCAAGAACTGCAAATTTTGCCAATAGCAATTCGGGTTTAACGTACTCATCTGTTTTTATTTTAACCGATTGGCCTATGATTTTGATTTTATGCGTTAATTCTGTCACTTCCAATTTTAACTCTGCTTCTCCGGCCTTTAAAAGCAGTCCGCCATTAATATCAACGGTAAGTATTTCAACCCCTCCGCTTTTTTTAATATTCTTAAATTTTGTTGGCGATATAAATTCAATTTCTTTGGTTACTGAATATAAATTCAATTGCGCATCCGTTGCGTCTCCTTCTCCCGAATTTTTCACTTTCACCGACAACTGAATAGTTTCTCCTCCTTGTAATCTATTTTTAGAAAGTGTGATTTCTTCAATACTTAAAATTGGAGGTGCGCGGCGCACAGGTTTAATTTGGCTTTGTCTTGTCCAAACTTCTTTTGATCCATTTATAAAAATAATTTGCGATTCGCTTGTTGCCACAAATTCGAATTCGTCTTTTTTGTATTTATTTTTAGCTATATGATTATACTTGTTTTGTGCTTCTTTATCTTCACAACCTTTTACTAAATAATCATTGCCACTTTTTATCAGGTTTACACAAATGTTTTTATCGGTAATTAGCCAGGTTCCTTCCAATTCAAATTTTGTTTGTGCGTTAATCAAAAAGGTAAGGGTTTGAATTAAACCACATATAAATAATATTATCGACCTAGTACTAATTAACATAGCAAGTAAAGGTAGTGATAAATACTAAAAAACAAGATTTGAGCGGCTGCTTAATTGCTGTGGTTCAATGTGCTGAATTTGTAAAATTTCTTTGATTGACTTTAACTTATCTGCTATTTTAAACTTATACAAATGCAAATCTTCTCCCTTAATTAAAATAAAATAATTTATTTTAGGTAACTCTTTAATTAATTTAGCACTTTCTTCCACAGCGGTTCCTGAAAATAAATCATCTGCTTTTCCCTCTTGTGATTTTTGAGTTTCTAAATTACTAACGTTAGCTATTAAATTAATTTCCAAGCCTAATTCCTCATCAAAATATTTGAACAGCGAAAAACTAAAAACGTTACCCGGTTTTAAATTGTAAGAAATATTATCACTCAGCGCCAAATCAATTACCAAAGTCCTGTTAATTTTTGAAACAATGCTATACTGATTCTCTTCGCTGATTATTCCAAAAAGCAAAAAATTAAAATTCTCCTCACTATTATTTAATACGTATTTTGCCATTTTCAATATCTTCCAATGTTAATTGTGCGGCCCTTTGTTCTGCATTTTTTTTACTGTGATTTTCAAAAATCACCCCGGCTTTATTGTCAACGTAAACCTGAACTGCATAAATTTTATTTGCCCCCACTCTCTTTTCACTAACTAATTTATATTCCAGTGAAACCTTATTTTTTTGACACCATATTTGCAACTGGCTTTTATAATCCTCATTTGTATTTACAAGCTCATCTAAATCTATGTGAAACTTAATAATTTTTTCAAGTACAAACTTTTTAGTTGCATTATACCCTTTGTCTAAATAAACCGCTCCAATAAAAGCCTCAAATGCATCGCCATACGCGCTTGATTTTGTTTTTTCCTCTTTATTCAAGCTGGTTTTTAAAAATTTATTAAAGCCAAATTTTAAGGCCAGGTTTTTAAGGTTTTGCCCATTAACAATTTTACTGCGCAATTGCGTTAAAAACCCTTCATCTTTATATGGATACTTTTTAAATAAATGTTCTGCTATAATTGCACCTAGTACCGCATCACCTAAAAACTCTAAACGCTCGTTACTGGTTTGATAATTGCCTTTTTTTGTTGTTACACTACTGTGTGATAAGGCTTGCACATATAAACTAAGATTTTTAGGAACAAAACCGCAAGTGTTTTTTATCCAACTTTTAAATTCCTTATCGCTTGCAGAATTTTTAAAGTTCAGTCGCGACAAAAAACTTTTTAATGCCAATGTTAGTTGTATTTTTTGAAAACCACTGCGGCATTATGTCCGCCAAAACCAAAAGTGTTACTGATAGCAGCTCTTACTTCTCTGGTTTGTTTTGTATTAAACGTAAGATTTAATTTTGGATCCAGTTCTGGATCGGGGTTTTCATTATTAATAGTTGGAGGAATAATTCCGTTTTTTATGGCGAGAATAGTAGCAATACCTTCAATGGCCCCTGCCGCTCCTAATAAGTGGCCGGTCATACTTTTGGTTGAGCTTATGTTCATTTTATATGCGCTTTCTCCAAAAACATTTTTAATTGCTTTTAATTCTGCTAAGTCGCCTAACGGTGTGCTAGTTCCATGTGTGTTGATATAGTCAATTTGATCCGGAGTAATTCCGGCATCTTTTAAGGCTCTTGTCATTACTAAAGTTGCGCCTAATCCTTCCGGGTGAGGTGCTGTAATATGATGAGCATCTGCGCTCATTCCTCCACCAATAATTTCAGCATAAATTTTTGCACCTCGTGCCAGAGCGTGTTCAAGTTCTTCAAGTATTATGGCTGCTCCACCTTCACCTAAAACAAAACCATCTCGGTCTTTATCATATGGGCGTGATGCTTTAGTTGGATTGTCGTTTCTAGTACTCATGGCCTGGCAGGCATTAAATCCACCAATTCCGCTTTCATTAATTGCAGCTTCACTTCCGCCACTAACAATGGCTACTGCTTTTCCCATTCGAATATAATTGAAAGCATCAATTAAAGCGTTTGTTGACGAAGCACAAGCCGAAACCGTTGTAAAATTTGGGCCGCGTAATCCAAATCGCATGGATATATGGCCACTACATATATCCGCAATCATTTTAGGAATAAAAAAAGGATTAAATCTAGGTGTTCCGTCGCCCTTTGCGAATGCAAAGGTTTCCGTTTGAAATGTATCTAAACCGCCAATTCCACTGCCCCAAATTACACCAACTTCATTTTTGTCCACTTTTTCAGAATCTATTCCGCTATCAGCAATAGCTTGCACGCTTGCGGCAATGCCATACCAAGTATAGGTATCAAGTTTTCTTGCTTCCTTACGGTCAAAATATTCTTCAGGATTAAACCCCTTTACTTCACAGGCAAATCGGGTTTTAAATTTAGACGCATCAAAACGTGTAATAGGCGCCGCACCGCTAACCCCTACAATTAGATTATTCCAATAATCGTTTACATTATTGCCTAATGGGGTTACGGCACCAAGTCCGGTAACTACTACACGTTTTAATTGCATTGAATTTTACTTTTTAGCGTTTGCTTCGATATAAGCAATTGCATCACCTACAGTGCTAATTTTTTCAGCCTGCTCATCAGGTATAGCAATGTTGAATTCCTTTTCGAATTCCATAATTAACTCAACAGTATCTAAAGAGTCAGCTCCTAAGTCGTTTGTAAAACTAGCCGTAGCAGATACTTCTTTTTCGTCAACTCCTAATTTATCAACGATGATCGATTTTACTTTGTTTGCAATGTCAGACATTATAGTTTAATTTAAATTTGGCACAAAAATAATAAATCATAGCTAAATCAAAATTTTTAGAGCAATTTTCTTTTTCAAAAGTGAATAATACCATCAGAATAAACGCAAAAAGCGCCTAACCCACTGATTATTAGGGCTAGACGCTTTTTTACTGCCGTATTAAAAGCTTAGGCGGTCTTTTTAATGACTCTTTGGTGGTGGTTTCGGCGTTCGCGGGCTACGCTCAAGTTGGGCCTGCTCTCTTTTTTCTCTTCTTTTACAAAGTGATTTGAAACGATATAGAAAACCAAACCGCCAATTATCACTCCTGCCATAATATACAAACCTTCAAAGCTTGAAAATTCATTACCTATAAAGGTTTGAAATTTTTCAACTATCCCTGCGCTTGCTCTTTGTGTCGATAAAAGCATTGTTCCCACCAGGAACAAAACTGCTTTATTGTTTAATAATGTTTTCATAGTATTTAGGTTTTACGAATTAATTAATGCTTGTTTATTACTAGAACGCAATAACCGTGCCTAAGGTTGGCGTTTTAACTTATTTTTTCATTTGAAATAATTTTTTTCTTTCAAAATAAATATCTACCTTTGTGGGGTAAAATAGAAATTAAGGAAGGGGACAAGAGTCCCCTATTTTATTGAAATTTTTTTGATAACAACAGATAAAATAGAAGCTATAACTACAGAGTATCTGAAAGATAAGGTAATTTATGTAACCGGAATCAGAATTTCCGATAACAACAATATTACCGTTTTTTTAGATGGAGACGAGGGCGTAAAAATTGCCGATTGCGTGGCTTTGAGCCGTTATATTGAATCCGAACTGGGAGATGATGAAAATTATAGCATTGATGTGAGTTCACATGGGGCAAGCGCACCGCTAATATTTCCTCGTCAATATAAACGGCACGTGGGCAGGGAGTTTGATATTAAATTAAACGACGGGTCAAAAATTTCTGCAGAGCTTGTCAATTGCAACGAGGAGGGGTTACACTTAAAATACAGCGTTCGCGAAAATAAGCCCATTGGAAAAGGTAAAATTACAGTAGAAAAAGAAATACAATTAAAATTCGAACAAATAAAAGAATCAAAAATTAAACTTAAATTTTAAAACTAAAAAACATGGAAAGCGTAAACCTTATTGAATCGTTTTCAGAATTTAAAGACATCAAAAACATCGACCGCGCTACGTTGATGAGTATTATTGAAGATGTTTTCAGAAGCATGCTGATTAAAAGATTTGGCAGCGATAAAAATTTTGATATCATTGTTAACCCCGATAAAGGAGATGTTGAAATATATAAAAACAGAAAAATAGTAGATGATGAGTTTGCTGAGGACTCATTTGATTTTGACGAAAACAAACACATTAGCTATACCGACGCTCAAAAAATTGAGCCGGATTTTGAAATTGGCGAAGAGGTTTCTGAAAAAGTTAAATTAGAAGATTTCGGCAGAAGAGCCGTGCTTTCTGTGCGTCAGAATTTAGTACAAAAAATTCTTGAGCTTGAAAAGAGCGAAATTTATAATAAATACAAAGAAAAAGTTGGCGATGTAATCACCGCCGAAGTATATCAGGTTTGGAAAAAAGAAATCATGTTGGTTGATGATGAGGGTAACGAATTGTTGTTGCCTAAAACCGAACAAATTCCTTCTGACTTCTTTAAAAAAGGCGATACGGTTAAAGCTGTTGTTTCTAAAGTAGATCTAAAAAACGGAACACCAAGCATTATTGTTTCCCGTACCTCTCCTGTTTTCTTAGAAAGATTATTCGAAAATGAAGTTCCTGAAATTTTTGATGGACTCATCACCATTAAAAAAATTGTTCGAGAGCCCGGTGAGCGAGCTAAAGTAGCAGTAGAAAGCTATGATGATCGAATTGATCCTGTAGGCGCTTGTGTAGGAATGAAGGGCTCTCGTATACATGGCATTGTGCGTGAATTAAAAAATGAAAATATTGATGTAATTAATTTTACCGCAAACTCAACGCTGTTAATTCAACGCGCTTTGAGTCCGGCCAAAATTACTTCTATTAAAATTGATGAAGATACTAAGCGCGCCGAAGTGTTTTTAAAACCTGATCAAATTAGTTTAGCTATTGGAAAAGGCGGGTATAATATAAAATTAGCCGGCAAATTAACCGGGTATGAAATCGATGTGTTTAGAGATACAGGCGCTGAAGTTGAAACCGAAGACGTAGATCTGGATGAGTTTTCAGACGAGATTGAAAGTGCTGTAATTGATCAGTTAAAGTCAATTGGCTGTGATACTGCAAAAGCGGTTCTTGAATTAAGTGATGAAGAATTAGTTCGCAGAACAGGAATTAATGAAGACACTTTAGCAAGCGTTAGAGAAATTCTTCAATCGGAATTTGAAGATTAATTTGTACAGATAAAATTTTGTTGGCGGCACTTGCCGTCAACTTTATAACAAGAGAATAATAAAATATGTCAGAAGCAGGTAAAACACTTCGATTAAGCAAAGTGGCTAAAGAATTCAATCTTTCGTTAGGTAAGATTGTGGAATTTTTGGCCTCGAAGGGTCGCGAAATTGAAAGTAATCCCAATGCAAAAATTGGCGATGATGAGTATAAACTTTTATTAAAAGAGTTTTCGGGCGATAAGTCTGCTAAAGAAGAGGCAGAAAGTGTTTCTCAAAACATCAGCAAAGTTAAACGCGAAACTATTATTTTAGATGAAATAAAAGCGAAGAAAACTAAGGAAGAAGAAATTGCCGACGAAGTGGTAATTAAAGATCTGACTATACCAAAAACAGAATCAGAACCTGCAATTAAGGAAAAAGCGGAGCCCGAACTCATTAAGCAAGATATTGAAAACTTAGATGGCCCTAAAGTTGTAGGTAAGGTTAATCTTGATTCTATTAACTCTAAATCATCAAAAAAGAAGAAAGAAGACGCCGTTTCTAAAAAAGAAGATGAAAAAGAAATAAATAAAATTCAGGATATAAAAGAAGAGCGTGTAGTTGAAACTACGGAAGAAATAGCGCCCGAACACATCGAGACAAAATTTGAAAAACTAGAAGGGCCAAAAATTTTAGGAAAGGTTGAATTACCTGTGGCTAAAGAGCCGGCTAAAAAAGGAGGAGATGACTCGGCCGAGAAGAAAAAACGTAAGCGTATTCGTAAGGGCGGTTTATCAGAAGAGGAAATTAAAAAAGTAGGTACCGAACAAGCAAAAATTGCCAAAGAAAGAGCTAAAGAAAAATACGGTGACCCAAGGGCAAGACAAAAAAGTAATAGTGGCAGCGGAACAAATCAAAATCAAAATAAACCGCGACACGAATTAACTGACGAAGAAATTCAAAAACAAATTAAAGATACTTTAGCGCGCTTAAGCGAAAAAGGTTCAAAATCTAAAACCTCTAAATACAGAAGAGAAAAAAGAGATGAGGTAAGAGAGCGTTTAGATAAAGAAGCCGAAATGATGGAGGCTGACAAAAAAGTACTTCGCGTGGCTGAATTTGTAAGCGCTAATCAA from Sphingobacteriaceae bacterium includes the following:
- a CDS encoding acyl carrier protein, giving the protein MSDIANKVKSIIVDKLGVDEKEVSATASFTNDLGADSLDTVELIMEFEKEFNIAIPDEQAEKISTVGDAIAYIEANAKK
- the fabF gene encoding beta-ketoacyl-ACP synthase II — encoded protein: MQLKRVVVTGLGAVTPLGNNVNDYWNNLIVGVSGAAPITRFDASKFKTRFACEVKGFNPEEYFDRKEARKLDTYTWYGIAASVQAIADSGIDSEKVDKNEVGVIWGSGIGGLDTFQTETFAFAKGDGTPRFNPFFIPKMIADICSGHISMRFGLRGPNFTTVSACASSTNALIDAFNYIRMGKAVAIVSGGSEAAINESGIGGFNACQAMSTRNDNPTKASRPYDKDRDGFVLGEGGAAIILEELEHALARGAKIYAEIIGGGMSADAHHITAPHPEGLGATLVMTRALKDAGITPDQIDYINTHGTSTPLGDLAELKAIKNVFGESAYKMNISSTKSMTGHLLGAAGAIEGIATILAIKNGIIPPTINNENPDPELDPKLNLTFNTKQTREVRAAISNTFGFGGHNAAVVFKKYN
- a CDS encoding tetratricopeptide repeat protein produces the protein MNRPLLFISFLLLTLNIWSNRIDSLFRVFYNEKNDSLRFEMIGRLIAHQSIKISDEEAHVLNDLAIHYADSTNNLKGKGFLYLLKGKHILNSESPNPYEGIEMGYKALACYEELKDIKGISTSYQLMGWFYHLSGNNEEALVYTLKALDLAEKNRIDKVKSNCYNNLGGIYSSLKDYSKSIKCYKMAAALALQENNWSKLARVYGNISEIYTNIGEYNESLKYRKKAIDLFRENHSRGGVIWHYAGLAEILVHQKNYNNAERFIDTVYTFATKDNWTELLKTCYMVQELLYKATGNIEKAYHFNKAYHSLNDSLNSAYNLNKISELKLFYEKQKNEKLKELEEIAAKEKHNAALQKQQIILTGVIIVLALISIFVLFIYRSLMLVKKKKAELEHKNKIIEEKQKEILDSMQYARRIQMAQIPNENRVELQLKRTRLK
- the rnc gene encoding ribonuclease III — encoded protein: MSRLNFKNSASDKEFKSWIKNTCGFVPKNLSLYVQALSHSSVTTKKGNYQTSNERLEFLGDAVLGAIIAEHLFKKYPYKDEGFLTQLRSKIVNGQNLKNLALKFGFNKFLKTSLNKEEKTKSSAYGDAFEAFIGAVYLDKGYNATKKFVLEKIIKFHIDLDELVNTNEDYKSQLQIWCQKNKVSLEYKLVSEKRVGANKIYAVQVYVDNKAGVIFENHSKKNAEQRAAQLTLEDIENGKIRIK
- the nusA gene encoding transcription termination/antitermination protein NusA, with protein sequence MESVNLIESFSEFKDIKNIDRATLMSIIEDVFRSMLIKRFGSDKNFDIIVNPDKGDVEIYKNRKIVDDEFAEDSFDFDENKHISYTDAQKIEPDFEIGEEVSEKVKLEDFGRRAVLSVRQNLVQKILELEKSEIYNKYKEKVGDVITAEVYQVWKKEIMLVDDEGNELLLPKTEQIPSDFFKKGDTVKAVVSKVDLKNGTPSIIVSRTSPVFLERLFENEVPEIFDGLITIKKIVREPGERAKVAVESYDDRIDPVGACVGMKGSRIHGIVRELKNENIDVINFTANSTLLIQRALSPAKITSIKIDEDTKRAEVFLKPDQISLAIGKGGYNIKLAGKLTGYEIDVFRDTGAEVETEDVDLDEFSDEIESAVIDQLKSIGCDTAKAVLELSDEELVRRTGINEDTLASVREILQSEFED
- the rimP gene encoding ribosome assembly cofactor RimP, producing the protein MITTDKIEAITTEYLKDKVIYVTGIRISDNNNITVFLDGDEGVKIADCVALSRYIESELGDDENYSIDVSSHGASAPLIFPRQYKRHVGREFDIKLNDGSKISAELVNCNEEGLHLKYSVRENKPIGKGKITVEKEIQLKFEQIKESKIKLKF
- a CDS encoding IPExxxVDY family protein, producing the protein MAKYVLNNSEENFNFLLFGIISEENQYSIVSKINRTLVIDLALSDNISYNLKPGNVFSFSLFKYFDEELGLEINLIANVSNLETQKSQEGKADDLFSGTAVEESAKLIKELPKINYFILIKGEDLHLYKFKIADKLKSIKEILQIQHIEPQQLSSRSNLVF
- a CDS encoding caspase family protein, translated to MINAQTKFELEGTWLITDKNICVNLIKSGNDYLVKGCEDKEAQNKYNHIAKNKYKKDEFEFVATSESQIIFINGSKEVWTRQSQIKPVRRAPPILSIEEITLSKNRLQGGETIQLSVKVKNSGEGDATDAQLNLYSVTKEIEFISPTKFKNIKKSGGVEILTVDINGGLLLKAGEAELKLEVTELTHKIKIIGQSVKIKTDEYVKPELLLAKFAVLENLSPNPNNRIDLNEQIDVLFIVQNVGAGRAENIQIKVDNNQKGVVLLGAIDEEGKLIRTDKRISELNSGKHQTVAYRYFINSELQSSKLSFSITAKEKHGKFGFSQAKTVDINSKLTEEGYIRTLENVQPNLVKKSEKEKLPDLVSDVDVEIPITGKSNEKTFALIIGNEKYLNETQVEFALNDALIFNSYLEKTMGIPAKNIRLLKNATYGQMLDGIKWLSDVAKAFDQDAKFIVYYAGHGLPDEQSKQSFILPTDGNAENILTAINLSDYLNSIQKATEQPIFVFIDACFSGNARSEGADMLVQARGVKIKPKGLAVFGKTVLFSASTGDETAFPFSEKKHGMFTYFLLKKIKESKGEFRIGELSDYIQTNVSQQSILINKKSQSPQTLVGKDIIDNWKDMGL